The Caldilineales bacterium genome includes the window CATCGAGGTCGAAATCCTGGCCGATGGCAGCCTGGGCCTCCCCGATGACGTCCTCGCTCTGCTGGATGTCGTCGTCGCCAGCATCCACAGCAGCCAGCGCCAGGATCGCGAGACGATCACCGCCCGCTGCCTGAAAGCAGTGGCGAATCCGCATGTGGACATCCTCGGCCACCCCACCGGCCGGCTGTTGGGCAAGCGCGACCCCTCCGACCTCGACCTGGAGCGGGTGTTGCAGGCCTGCGCTGCTGCTGGAACCGTGGTCGAGATCAACGCCCACCCCAGCCGTCTCGACCTCAATGATGTCTTCGCCCGCCGCGCCGTTGCCCTCGGCTGCCGGATTGCCATCAGCACCGACGCCCACGCCCCCGATGAGATGGATCTGCTGCCCTACGGCGTGGCCACGGCCCGCCGCGCCGGCCTCGTCCCCGCCGATGTGATCAACACTCGCCCCGCCGCCGAGATGTTGGCCCTGCTCAAGCCCTGAGCCATTGTACCGCCCCTTGCAGATTCGGGCCGCCCCTTTCGCTAGAGTAAACGGTGATGCGGGCCTGGCAACGCCATAGGACAAAAGCGCTCATCGCCGTAAGACAAGCGACGGCAAACCCATCCATGCAAAGCGCCTCCCTGTTCCCCGCACCCCGCACCGCGGAACACGGAACACGAAACACGAAACACCCCCCACCTTCCACCCCCTCAGGAGATCTCCCCATGCCGTTCGAACTCGCCCCCCTGCCCTACGATTACGAGGCCCTCGCCCCCCACATCAGCGGCAACACCATGCACTTTCACCACGACAAGCACCACGCCGCCTACACCAACAACCTGAACGCCGCCATCGCCAAGCACCCCAGCCTGGCCGATCATAGCGCCGAAGACCTGCTGCGCGATCTGGATCGCGTCCCCGAAGACATCCGCATGGCCGTGCGCAACAACGGCGGCGGCTTCGTCAACCACAACCTGTTCTGGGAGACGATGGGGCCGAACGCCGGCGGCGCCCCGACCGGCGAACTGGCCGCGGCCATCGACGCCGCTTTCGGCAGCTTCGATGCCTTCAAGACCGCCTTTGCCAATGCCGGCGCTACCCGTTTCGGCTCTGGCTGGGCCTGGCTGGCGCTGGATGGCGATGGCAAGCTGGCCGTCTATAGCACCGCCAACCAGGATAGCCCCCTGATGCAGGGGCACACCCCGCTGCTGGGCCTGGATGTGTGGGAGCACGCCTATTACCTGGATTACCAGAACCGCCGCCCCGACTACATCGGCGCCTTCTGGAACGTCGTCAATTGGGGCGCCGTCGCCGCCCTGTACGCAGCGGCGATGCACTGAACCGACCCGCAACCAGCCCTTTGCAACACCCCTGATCGTCCAAAAAAGGTCGGGGGTGTTGCTGTTGATAGGAACTAGGCGGTCGTTCTCCTCGTCCTGTACTCCAAGTCCTTGAATTCTAGTCCGTCTCACATTTCATGCCCACCCTCCGCCTCAGCCGCCAACAATGGCTCGCCCTGTCCGTCCTCCTGGCCGTCGTCACCCTGGCCTGGTGGTTCCGCCAGCCGCTGCGCCTCCATCTGAGCAATCTGCCTGAGGCCCGCACCTGGCTACAGAGCCTGGGGCCGTTGGGCGCAGTCATTTTCATCGGCATCAACGCCGCCCAGATTGTGCTGGCGCCCATCCCCGGCTACATCGTTCAATTGGCAGGCGGCTGGGTGTTCGGCGTCTGGCAGGGGGCGCTGCTGGGGATTCTCGGCCTGGCTCTGGGCGCCGCCCTGGCCATGACCCTGGCGCGGTTGCTCGGCCGACCCTTCGTCAGCCGGATGGTGGGGGCCGCACGGCTGGCGCGGTGGGAGCATGTGACCCGCGCCGACCGGCCCTGGTTCTGGGCCTTACTTTTTCTGGCCCCCATCGGCGACCTGCCCTACTTTCTGGCCGGACTCTCCCGCTATCCCATCTCGCGCCTGGTGCTGATCGCCGTGATCATACGCAGCCCCAGCGTCACGCTGGCTGCGGCCATCGGCGCCGGCGCTGTGGCAGTTGATCCGGCGCAAGTGTTGGCCTGGCTAAGCGCACAGGCGACCTCGCTCCATCCCTTGCTTGTGGCGACGATTCTCATCGCTCTGGCAGCGCTGGCGCTCCTGGCCGTACGCTTTGGCCTGCGGCTCAAGGACACCCTACTGGCGCGGCTCAACCAGAATTTTCGGGCAGAAGGGGCGCCTGAGCCGCTGCACGCCGCGGACTGACGATCAGTCCGGCTCTGGGGTGGGTTCGGGAGCGGCAGGGGCGGCCGGCAAACGCCTGGGGCGGGCCAGCTTGATCAGCTTGCGACAGCGCGGGCATTCGACATGGATGCTCTTGCTGTTGGCGGGGCTTTGTTCCACGGCCAGGGCAAGGGCTTCGGGGGTGAGGAACCACTGGTTGCGGCAGTAGGGGCAGGTTGCTTTCATGTGTTCGATAGATTGGGGAGGATATGATTCGTTGCCGCGGATTATAGCATTTCCGGGGCCGGGGGCGTCACTTTGGCGCCGGGCCGGATCACGGCCGCAGCCAGGTAGAAGATGGCGCGCTCGCGCAAGGACAGACAGGCGAGCAGGTAGGCGGCGGCTCCGGCGGCGGCAGCCAGGGCCAGGGTGAGCGCAGGGGCCAGGGATCGGGCCGCGGCCAGGGCGAGGACGGCGGTGATCGTCACCCCCATGACGGCCGTGGCCGCCAGTACGCGGGCCAGGGTGAGGGCCAGCGCCCGGCCATCC containing:
- a CDS encoding VTT domain-containing protein codes for the protein MPTLRLSRQQWLALSVLLAVVTLAWWFRQPLRLHLSNLPEARTWLQSLGPLGAVIFIGINAAQIVLAPIPGYIVQLAGGWVFGVWQGALLGILGLALGAALAMTLARLLGRPFVSRMVGAARLARWEHVTRADRPWFWALLFLAPIGDLPYFLAGLSRYPISRLVLIAVIIRSPSVTLAAAIGAGAVAVDPAQVLAWLSAQATSLHPLLVATILIALAALALLAVRFGLRLKDTLLARLNQNFRAEGAPEPLHAAD
- a CDS encoding superoxide dismutase: MPFELAPLPYDYEALAPHISGNTMHFHHDKHHAAYTNNLNAAIAKHPSLADHSAEDLLRDLDRVPEDIRMAVRNNGGGFVNHNLFWETMGPNAGGAPTGELAAAIDAAFGSFDAFKTAFANAGATRFGSGWAWLALDGDGKLAVYSTANQDSPLMQGHTPLLGLDVWEHAYYLDYQNRRPDYIGAFWNVVNWGAVAALYAAAMH